From the genome of Geobacter sp. SVR, one region includes:
- a CDS encoding molecular chaperone — protein MQELHGEIFVYNMLARIFYSEPTLELLRELAAMKLPSETEADASKGMLQMVEVARLHSNNLEELQDELAMEFTRLFLGPIKQVAIPYASWYLSESHQLMTDETIDVRRRYLEAGMAVKDLYSTPDDHISIELEFLSYLAGEMIAAHETGQQEMLQALENARGGFINDHMKQWAPAFIATITDSDANKFYKGAALLLDEVLMIA, from the coding sequence ATGCAGGAATTACATGGAGAGATATTTGTTTACAACATGCTGGCCCGGATTTTTTACAGTGAACCAACTCTGGAACTTTTGCGTGAACTGGCAGCGATGAAACTACCATCGGAGACAGAAGCTGATGCTTCAAAGGGGATGCTTCAGATGGTTGAAGTGGCCCGTCTTCACAGCAACAACCTCGAAGAATTACAAGACGAACTTGCTATGGAATTTACCCGCCTGTTTCTTGGGCCAATCAAGCAGGTAGCAATTCCATATGCATCCTGGTATCTCTCGGAATCACATCAACTTATGACTGATGAAACTATCGATGTTAGGCGGAGATATCTTGAAGCCGGGATGGCGGTGAAGGATCTGTACAGTACTCCGGACGACCATATCAGTATTGAGCTTGAGTTTCTGAGCTATCTGGCCGGAGAGATGATTGCTGCCCATGAAACGGGGCAGCAGGAAATGTTGCAGGCGCTTGAAAACGCTAGGGGCGGGTTTATCAACGACCACATGAAACAGTGGGCTCCCGCATTTATTGCTACGATTACTGATTCTGATGCAAACAAGTTTTATAAAGGTGCGGCCCTGCTCCTTGATGAGGTTTTGATGATTGCCTGA
- a CDS encoding ATP-binding protein: MVRLEVTSALRAEQSRYGLTIARNLADRIADQVVQDEPYQTEAAISASLKSDSDLHYAFVIGMDGKLFAHTFGTGYPVGLTEWNPTGNKEETVQLLATEVGTIRDVGVKVFSGLPAELHLGLKETRITVTQERLRNRIAVGSGIAILGALLFSLLLNRYLARPLNHLIAHGEALIRGEFGKRVGLAGHGELGALAATFDTLSQELASSRQRAQETMRQMLRTEKLSALGQLSAGLAHEIRNPLTSIKILFQSFLESSSPTRKDIEVVLSETERMETLLKQFLAFTHIEEATPQAVDLPEVTHHVLYICRYQMRIQGIEVATELAAMPPVLADRAMIEQVLLNLLMNAVEAMPEGGELHISGGITVDNRVEIRVRDSGGGIPEAIRDKIFDPFFTTKPEGTGLGLSVIHNIVGHFGGTIDFCCDSTGTMFAVSFPVASDMTTKKTGAANEP, from the coding sequence GTGGTGCGGCTGGAGGTGACGTCCGCACTCCGGGCGGAGCAGAGCAGGTACGGGCTGACCATTGCCCGCAATCTTGCCGACCGGATAGCCGATCAGGTGGTACAGGATGAGCCGTACCAGACCGAGGCGGCCATTTCCGCTTCACTGAAGAGCGACAGTGATCTGCACTACGCCTTTGTGATCGGGATGGACGGCAAGCTGTTCGCCCATACCTTCGGAACCGGCTATCCTGTCGGACTCACGGAATGGAACCCCACCGGAAACAAGGAAGAAACAGTCCAGTTGCTTGCCACGGAGGTCGGGACGATCCGTGATGTGGGGGTGAAAGTATTCAGTGGCCTTCCTGCTGAGCTGCATCTGGGGCTGAAAGAAACTCGTATTACCGTTACACAGGAACGGTTGCGCAACCGGATTGCTGTCGGCAGCGGCATCGCCATTTTAGGGGCACTGCTGTTTTCCCTTCTTCTTAACCGCTATCTTGCCCGACCCCTTAATCATTTGATAGCACATGGTGAAGCGCTGATACGCGGAGAATTCGGCAAGCGGGTCGGTCTTGCCGGCCACGGCGAACTTGGCGCCCTTGCCGCAACCTTTGATACCTTGTCGCAGGAGTTGGCTTCCTCCCGGCAACGGGCGCAGGAGACGATGCGCCAGATGTTGCGGACCGAGAAGCTGAGTGCGCTGGGGCAGCTTTCAGCAGGTTTGGCACATGAAATCCGCAATCCGCTGACCAGTATCAAGATACTCTTTCAGTCCTTTCTTGAAAGCTCTTCACCCACACGAAAAGACATTGAGGTCGTCCTGTCGGAAACCGAACGGATGGAGACCCTGCTCAAACAATTTCTTGCCTTCACCCATATTGAGGAAGCAACGCCTCAGGCTGTCGATCTGCCGGAAGTGACGCATCATGTTTTGTACATTTGCCGCTATCAGATGCGGATACAAGGAATAGAAGTTGCAACCGAGCTTGCAGCCATGCCACCGGTCTTGGCTGATCGGGCAATGATTGAACAGGTGCTGCTCAATCTGCTCATGAATGCCGTTGAAGCGATGCCGGAAGGAGGGGAGCTACATATCTCCGGCGGGATAACGGTGGACAACAGGGTTGAGATCAGGGTGCGTGACAGTGGCGGCGGCATCCCGGAAGCGATAAGGGACAAAATATTCGATCCGTTTTTCACGACAAAACCGGAAGGCACCGGACTGGGGTTGTCGGTTATTCATAACATAGTCGGGCATTTCGGCGGCACGATCGATTTTTGCTGTGACTCTACGGGCACGATGTTTGCTGTTTCTTTTCCCGTAGCATCAGATATGACTACCAAGAAAACCGGAGCAGCCAATGAACCATGA
- the moaA gene encoding GTP 3',8-cyclase MoaA, with the protein MALLDSYGRTINYLRLSVTDRCNLRCFYCMPKEGVVKKGHAAVLSYEELLLIAETALELGIEKIRITGGEPLVRAGIVSFLGKLSAIRGLRHLALTTNGLLLAEMAADLHKAGVQRLNVSLDSLNPQTFSEITRGGDLKRVLSGLDAAEQAGFPPPKINCVIMRGVNDAEILDFADKTLSHGNSIRFIEYMPAAKEDDWQRYCISGEEILEQIAERYTLEQVDKGPFAGPSRDFRIPGARGSIGIITAVSGHFCCECNRIRVTSTGQAKGCLFSDAKTDLLPWLRPPDREGLAEVLRRIVTRKPERHNISQDGYTHKNFTMSQVGG; encoded by the coding sequence ATGGCACTTCTTGATTCATACGGTAGGACTATAAATTACCTGCGTTTGTCCGTGACTGATCGCTGTAACCTGCGTTGTTTCTACTGCATGCCCAAGGAGGGCGTCGTAAAGAAGGGGCATGCAGCGGTGCTCAGTTATGAAGAGTTGCTACTGATTGCTGAAACCGCACTGGAGCTGGGCATCGAGAAGATCCGTATCACCGGCGGTGAGCCGCTGGTCCGAGCCGGAATTGTCAGTTTTCTGGGGAAACTATCTGCTATTCGCGGGCTGCGACATCTGGCCCTGACCACCAACGGTCTGTTGCTTGCAGAGATGGCGGCGGACCTGCACAAGGCTGGAGTGCAGCGACTGAACGTCAGCCTCGATTCCCTCAATCCCCAGACCTTCAGTGAGATTACCCGTGGCGGCGACCTGAAGCGGGTACTGTCCGGACTGGACGCCGCAGAGCAGGCCGGATTTCCTCCACCCAAGATCAATTGCGTTATTATGCGTGGGGTCAACGATGCTGAAATACTCGATTTTGCCGACAAGACCCTGTCGCACGGCAATTCAATCCGCTTCATAGAGTATATGCCTGCGGCTAAGGAAGATGACTGGCAGCGCTACTGCATCTCCGGTGAAGAAATCCTTGAGCAAATTGCTGAACGTTACACCCTGGAGCAGGTGGACAAGGGGCCGTTTGCCGGACCGTCACGGGATTTTCGCATCCCCGGTGCACGGGGCAGCATCGGCATCATCACCGCCGTGTCCGGTCATTTCTGCTGCGAATGCAACCGCATCCGGGTCACCTCCACCGGTCAGGCCAAGGGGTGTCTCTTCAGCGACGCAAAAACGGACCTGCTCCCCTGGCTGCGGCCACCGGATCGCGAAGGACTGGCCGAGGTGCTGAGGAGAATCGTTACCAGAAAACCGGAGCGCCATAATATCTCGCAGGATGGCTACACCCATAAGAATTTTACGATGTCGCAGGTAGGGGGATAA
- a CDS encoding twin-arginine translocase TatA/TatE family subunit, with amino-acid sequence MFGFGMPEMIIILVIVMVVFGAGRLPEIGGAVGKSIRNFKKASEGKDEIEIKPKES; translated from the coding sequence ATGTTTGGATTCGGAATGCCGGAGATGATTATTATACTTGTCATAGTCATGGTTGTGTTTGGGGCCGGTCGTCTGCCGGAGATTGGCGGAGCGGTGGGCAAGTCGATTCGTAATTTCAAGAAGGCGTCTGAAGGTAAGGACGAGATCGAAATCAAACCGAAAGAAAGCTGA
- a CDS encoding sigma-54 dependent transcriptional regulator — protein MNHDETGHILIVDDQQAICYALQRFLVSEGFEVDTASSGEKALSMLSQHPVHVVVMDIAMPGMDGLATLARIKESYPAVQVILMTAFSSTERAIEAMKQGAFDFLLKPFDNAHLLKVINDALQSGRMLADLVFDGQEQTDGAEDRIVGASRKMLEVFKQIGKTAPSDTTVLIQGETGTGKELVARALYKHGLRTRKPFLAINCSAIPDTLLESELFGHEKGAFTGATVRHPGKFEQCHGGTIFLDEIGDLPLPLQGKLLRVLQDGSFQRVGGIETLRVDVRIIAATHCDLADMVRKKSFREDLFYRLNVISIALPPLRERQEDISELCVYFIRKYNQLFNKNIRSIASESLERLRNHTWPGNVRELENVIQKAVLLATDNSLELLLSVSDGHACCFQSLQSCNRLVDDFIERLFANNLPCSLPDIIQQIETGMVTKSLSLTGQNQVQAARLLGIARNTLRKKLLESSSGLPE, from the coding sequence ATGAACCATGATGAAACCGGACATATCCTGATTGTGGACGACCAGCAGGCCATCTGCTATGCCTTGCAACGCTTTCTGGTTTCCGAAGGCTTTGAAGTGGATACGGCCTCCAGTGGTGAAAAAGCCTTGAGCATGCTATCGCAACATCCTGTACATGTTGTGGTCATGGATATAGCCATGCCGGGTATGGACGGGCTTGCGACGCTGGCCAGGATCAAAGAAAGCTATCCGGCAGTGCAGGTTATTCTGATGACCGCCTTTAGTTCAACCGAGCGGGCCATTGAGGCGATGAAGCAGGGAGCCTTTGACTTCTTGCTCAAGCCGTTCGATAACGCACATCTGCTCAAGGTAATCAATGATGCGCTCCAGTCGGGGCGGATGCTTGCCGATCTGGTCTTTGATGGTCAGGAGCAAACCGATGGGGCTGAAGATCGGATTGTCGGTGCCAGCAGAAAGATGCTGGAGGTGTTCAAGCAGATCGGCAAGACAGCGCCAAGCGATACCACCGTGCTGATCCAGGGAGAAACGGGAACCGGCAAGGAACTTGTGGCGCGGGCGCTTTACAAGCACGGCCTGCGTACCCGCAAGCCGTTTCTGGCCATCAACTGTTCCGCTATTCCCGACACACTTTTGGAAAGTGAGCTGTTCGGTCATGAAAAAGGGGCGTTTACCGGCGCTACGGTCAGGCACCCCGGCAAATTCGAGCAATGCCACGGCGGCACCATCTTTCTGGATGAAATCGGCGATCTGCCGCTACCTTTGCAGGGCAAACTGCTGAGGGTTCTGCAAGACGGCAGTTTCCAGCGGGTTGGGGGCATTGAAACCTTGCGGGTTGATGTGCGTATTATCGCTGCCACCCATTGCGACCTTGCCGATATGGTCAGAAAGAAAAGTTTCAGGGAAGACCTGTTTTACCGGCTGAATGTCATCAGCATAGCCTTGCCGCCTCTGCGGGAACGGCAAGAGGATATCAGCGAACTGTGTGTCTATTTCATTCGTAAGTATAATCAACTTTTCAACAAGAATATTCGCAGCATTGCCTCGGAAAGTCTGGAGCGTCTCAGGAACCATACCTGGCCGGGCAATGTCCGCGAGCTTGAAAACGTCATCCAGAAGGCTGTGCTTCTGGCCACCGACAACTCCCTGGAACTGCTGCTTTCCGTTTCAGATGGTCATGCATGCTGTTTTCAATCGCTCCAGTCGTGCAACAGGCTGGTTGACGATTTTATCGAGCGTCTGTTTGCCAATAATCTGCCATGTAGTCTGCCGGATATTATTCAGCAGATTGAAACCGGCATGGTGACAAAATCGCTGTCCTTGACCGGTCAGAATCAGGTGCAGGCAGCCCGGTTGCTCGGTATTGCCCGCAATACCCTCCGCAAAAAACTGCTGGAAAGTTCTTCAGGTCTTCCTGAGTAA
- the tatA gene encoding twin-arginine translocase TatA/TatE family subunit, protein MFGIGMPELIIILVILVVIVGPGKLPQLGSSLGGAIRGFKKAAEGEPTTIETEQHKNIEV, encoded by the coding sequence ATGTTTGGAATCGGAATGCCGGAGTTGATAATAATTCTTGTTATTTTGGTGGTGATCGTTGGTCCGGGTAAATTACCGCAGCTTGGTTCCTCATTGGGCGGCGCGATTCGCGGCTTCAAGAAAGCAGCCGAAGGTGAACCGACGACCATCGAGACCGAGCAGCACAAAAATATTGAGGTTTAA
- a CDS encoding ATP-binding protein has translation MSIHRYRSRISGPLLDRIDIHIEVPAVKYRDLSDRGESESSADIGRRVERSRQIQLERFSGTRIHCNAQMTPRFIKKHCDLDAAGNRMLELVTDRLGFSARTYNRILKVARTIADLGESEHIREEHIAEAIQYRSLDRKSV, from the coding sequence ATCTCCATCCATCGTTATCGGTCACGTATCTCCGGGCCTCTTCTGGACCGAATCGACATTCACATCGAGGTGCCTGCCGTGAAATACCGGGACCTCTCCGATCGGGGAGAATCGGAAAGCTCGGCAGACATAGGACGGCGCGTGGAGCGTTCGCGGCAGATTCAGCTCGAGCGATTCTCCGGTACGAGGATCCACTGCAATGCCCAGATGACACCACGCTTCATAAAAAAACATTGTGATCTGGATGCTGCCGGCAATCGCATGCTGGAACTGGTGACGGATCGCCTCGGTTTTTCCGCCCGCACCTACAACCGCATTCTCAAGGTTGCCAGAACCATTGCCGATTTGGGAGAGAGCGAACATATCCGCGAAGAGCACATCGCCGAAGCAATCCAGTATCGCAGTCTGGACCGGAAGTCGGTCTAG
- a CDS encoding molybdopterin dinucleotide binding domain-containing protein — translation MNMLAKKLVDYGDKDIKGSDFWEKYKSEEDFVNEMLAVSPGRVNVGTPLPYPQYPEGYKLIGTPESLEKGDASVDNEKKTVKGKPVTVQWLRNNNGVAIWPMSWHRYKKHNADEPNKFFPNTSTKMIEFVFDWTEGGKRYGGYKSHNEKIEKAGGDVPMGLKEIGFAKFPTTFFWFETKWNPYTNPAYQKYAKDYPFQLICGRIHQSMSGTQMVPWLGEVKAEGHWQPMNNEFESEVPEAMPTGNEPMKTIKMKFKKNTYSVATIWMNDDDAKKLKIKNGDLIVVENPLGKSTKGKVFASGGMRPGIVKMAFASGGRFSKGMGPAYESRGYTPSHNDLVDPDALSPVMGFPAYADMVVRVKKA, via the coding sequence ATGAACATGCTGGCAAAGAAGCTGGTGGATTATGGCGACAAGGATATCAAGGGTTCTGATTTCTGGGAAAAGTACAAGTCAGAAGAGGATTTTGTCAATGAGATGCTGGCGGTATCCCCCGGTCGCGTCAACGTCGGTACGCCGCTTCCGTATCCTCAATATCCGGAGGGATACAAGCTTATCGGCACACCGGAATCTCTGGAAAAAGGAGATGCATCTGTAGACAATGAGAAAAAGACGGTCAAGGGCAAGCCGGTGACCGTCCAGTGGTTGCGCAACAACAACGGCGTTGCCATCTGGCCGATGAGCTGGCATCGCTACAAGAAACACAATGCCGATGAGCCGAACAAGTTTTTCCCCAATACCTCCACCAAAATGATCGAGTTCGTGTTTGACTGGACCGAAGGCGGCAAGCGGTATGGCGGTTACAAATCGCATAACGAGAAGATCGAGAAGGCTGGCGGAGATGTACCGATGGGGTTGAAAGAGATCGGCTTTGCAAAATTCCCCACAACCTTCTTCTGGTTTGAGACCAAGTGGAACCCTTACACCAACCCTGCCTACCAGAAATATGCGAAGGATTATCCGTTCCAGTTGATTTGCGGTCGCATACACCAAAGCATGAGCGGCACCCAGATGGTGCCCTGGCTGGGTGAAGTCAAGGCTGAAGGCCATTGGCAACCGATGAACAACGAGTTTGAGTCAGAGGTTCCTGAGGCGATGCCGACCGGTAATGAACCGATGAAAACCATCAAGATGAAGTTCAAAAAGAATACGTACTCAGTTGCTACCATCTGGATGAACGATGATGACGCCAAGAAGCTGAAGATCAAGAATGGCGACCTCATTGTTGTGGAAAACCCTTTGGGTAAGTCAACCAAAGGCAAAGTGTTTGCTTCCGGTGGTATGCGACCGGGCATTGTCAAGATGGCCTTTGCTTCAGGCGGAAGGTTCAGCAAAGGGATGGGGCCTGCGTACGAAAGCAGGGGCTATACCCCGAGCCACAATGATCTGGTTGATCCGGATGCCTTGAGTCCGGTCATGGGTTTCCCGGCCTATGCCGATATGGTCGTGCGGGTAAAGAAGGCCTAA
- the tatC gene encoding twin-arginine translocase subunit TatC: MTESKTIPFIEHLTELRKRLIIIVVAVVIGMGVAWNFSGAILEFVERPLTGRTYLTEIKKLVYLQVKQHAPALYRHYKLEQEISAPPKKHLLNYSAPLEPFFIQCKISMLAGFILVLPVVFHQLWQFIAPGLTRKERRLVVPFVTAASLTFCLGAMFFLIVIWPVIINFSLSYEAEGLQSWFNISAYINFCLRLILVFGLIFELPILTLILSRFGLVSYHILAPKRKYALLASSIVSAFHADLITMFVIMIPMYLMYEISIWVALIFGKKKELSLEPITV; the protein is encoded by the coding sequence ATGACTGAAAGCAAAACCATTCCCTTTATAGAACACCTAACCGAGCTGAGAAAAAGGCTGATCATCATCGTTGTGGCCGTGGTGATCGGCATGGGCGTGGCATGGAACTTTTCCGGCGCTATTCTGGAATTCGTGGAACGCCCGCTAACCGGCCGGACCTACCTGACCGAGATTAAGAAACTAGTATACCTCCAGGTCAAACAGCACGCTCCGGCGCTTTACAGGCACTACAAGCTGGAGCAGGAGATTTCAGCCCCACCGAAGAAGCACCTCCTTAACTACAGCGCACCTCTGGAGCCGTTCTTCATTCAGTGCAAGATTTCCATGCTGGCCGGTTTCATTCTGGTCCTGCCGGTTGTGTTCCACCAGTTGTGGCAATTTATCGCGCCTGGACTCACCCGTAAGGAACGACGTCTGGTCGTCCCTTTTGTCACCGCCGCTTCGCTCACTTTCTGTCTCGGGGCCATGTTCTTCCTTATTGTGATCTGGCCGGTGATCATCAATTTTTCACTCTCCTACGAGGCCGAGGGGTTGCAGAGTTGGTTTAACATCAGCGCCTACATCAACTTCTGCCTGCGCTTGATACTGGTTTTTGGCCTGATCTTCGAGCTTCCAATTCTGACTCTGATCCTGTCGCGTTTCGGGCTGGTCAGCTACCATATACTGGCCCCTAAGCGCAAATATGCCCTTCTGGCCAGTTCTATTGTATCTGCTTTCCACGCCGACTTGATCACTATGTTCGTCATTATGATTCCTATGTACCTGATGTATGAAATCAGCATCTGGGTGGCCCTGATCTTCGGAAAGAAGAAGGAACTCTCTCTGGAGCCTATTACAGTTTAA
- the phnD gene encoding phosphate/phosphite/phosphonate ABC transporter substrate-binding protein, whose translation MILLVHRAALLMISVLLSMAVSGCEQSEQAKKVRLAPQAPLIHQPPATAPQAQPALVFGFDLRLGPKEDVRIYAPFLKYLEEETGHRFAIRFTKGYGETVDALGRREIQFAAMGPVNCVRAREKYGAGCLVMGLNAEKRAEYRSIIVTRRGSAIKSLQELQGKTFAFGNKYSTQGHLLPRNMLEQAGIALHDLADYTFTDSHAETARLVINGRYDVGGLQDTLARRLEAEGKVRILAVSEPSPSSLICYGKGVDPALLASLKSALLAFDPAGKDAARLIDWEHTEMSRGFVDINESALARIRQLVRRYDLFKP comes from the coding sequence GTGATTCTCCTTGTGCACAGAGCAGCCCTGCTGATGATTTCCGTGCTGCTGTCCATGGCAGTATCAGGCTGTGAGCAGTCTGAACAGGCAAAAAAAGTACGGCTTGCCCCACAGGCGCCGCTCATACATCAACCACCTGCGACAGCCCCTCAAGCACAGCCCGCCTTGGTTTTCGGTTTTGACCTGCGCCTTGGACCAAAGGAAGATGTCCGGATTTATGCCCCGTTTCTCAAATACCTTGAGGAGGAAACCGGGCACAGGTTTGCGATCCGTTTCACCAAAGGATATGGTGAAACCGTTGATGCCCTGGGACGGCGGGAGATACAGTTCGCAGCCATGGGGCCGGTTAACTGCGTTCGGGCGCGGGAAAAATATGGAGCGGGATGTCTGGTCATGGGGCTGAACGCTGAAAAACGGGCCGAGTACCGCAGCATCATCGTCACCCGTCGCGGCAGCGCCATCAAAAGCCTTCAGGAACTGCAGGGAAAAACCTTTGCCTTCGGCAACAAGTACTCAACCCAGGGGCACCTGCTGCCGCGCAACATGCTGGAGCAGGCCGGAATAGCCCTGCACGATCTGGCGGACTACACCTTTACCGATTCCCATGCGGAGACGGCACGTCTGGTCATTAACGGCCGTTATGATGTCGGAGGACTTCAGGATACCTTGGCCCGACGGCTTGAAGCTGAGGGCAAGGTTAGGATTCTAGCTGTGTCGGAACCTTCTCCCAGCAGCCTGATCTGCTATGGCAAAGGGGTCGATCCTGCCCTGCTGGCTTCTCTCAAATCCGCCTTGCTTGCCTTTGATCCGGCGGGCAAGGATGCCGCTCGCCTGATTGACTGGGAACATACGGAGATGTCCCGTGGCTTTGTGGATATAAATGAATCCGCACTGGCGCGGATTCGCCAGTTGGTTCGCCGGTACGACCTCTTCAAACCATGA
- a CDS encoding 4Fe-4S dicluster domain-containing protein translates to MSKQYGLLVDLRRCVGCTSCQVSCKMENAVPMGKFRSKVDFAEEGAYPDAKRHFFPKLCNNCAEPPCIEPCPVKGATYKREDGVVMVNRDLCIGCGRCVNGCPYGARYLHPHLPVKNDPKPFAKKVKEVSGKTAKELRMVDKCDYCSHRLAQGIEEPACVRNCPGLARIFGDLNDPNSEIAKLVRDNKTELWHPEFDTKPKSPYILRDANLFKLADGDLNK, encoded by the coding sequence ATGTCCAAACAGTACGGATTACTGGTGGATCTGCGCAGGTGCGTCGGTTGCACCTCGTGCCAGGTAAGTTGCAAGATGGAAAATGCCGTACCGATGGGTAAATTCCGCTCGAAAGTGGATTTTGCCGAAGAGGGGGCTTATCCTGATGCAAAACGTCATTTTTTCCCCAAATTATGCAACAACTGTGCAGAACCGCCCTGCATTGAGCCCTGCCCGGTAAAAGGAGCAACCTACAAGCGCGAGGATGGCGTTGTTATGGTGAACAGGGATCTCTGCATCGGCTGCGGCCGGTGCGTAAATGGATGTCCCTACGGTGCCCGCTATCTCCATCCGCATCTCCCGGTGAAAAACGATCCGAAACCTTTTGCCAAAAAGGTCAAGGAAGTCAGCGGCAAAACTGCCAAAGAACTTAGGATGGTGGACAAATGCGATTACTGTAGTCATCGTCTCGCCCAGGGAATCGAGGAGCCGGCCTGCGTCAGGAACTGCCCAGGTTTAGCGCGTATTTTCGGCGACTTGAACGATCCAAACAGCGAAATTGCCAAATTGGTCCGTGACAACAAGACGGAACTCTGGCACCCGGAATTTGACACCAAGCCGAAGAGTCCATATATCCTTCGCGATGCCAATCTGTTCAAACTTGCCGACGGCGATCTTAATAAATAA
- the glp gene encoding gephyrin-like molybdotransferase Glp: MIAIEEAQQIVLSRTRFMPMEDVPLLQAAGRVIAENVHAPWDIPMTDNSAMDGYAFSSTTSVREQWVVAGFIPAGSEQTTLVAPGEAVKIMTGAPIPPGCDTVAPIEEVEQTTNGIRLVAKVTSGAHIRRRGEDVRANDLVVASGSVLRPQEIGLMVSLGRTEVKVYRKVRVAILATGDELLDAGSIPVSGRIINSNSYSLAAQVLEVGGEPILIGVAADSGEATREKILEGLHADILITTGGVSVGDRDFVKESIQALSGELLFWKVNMKPGKPVAFAILEEKPVFALPGNPVAAMVAFEMFVRPAMLKMMGHTRIFRPVVRANLLEEMKNGGGRPHLVRMQVTLKHGVYMATSTGNQSSANLTSLTQCNGLMKLDANTTITSGSSAEITLLDRGFEMGETAYGTS, translated from the coding sequence GTGATTGCTATTGAAGAAGCACAACAGATTGTTTTGAGTCGCACAAGGTTTATGCCGATGGAGGACGTGCCGCTTTTGCAAGCTGCGGGGAGGGTTATTGCCGAAAACGTCCATGCCCCATGGGATATCCCCATGACGGACAATTCCGCTATGGATGGGTATGCTTTTTCCTCAACTACATCGGTTCGCGAACAGTGGGTAGTCGCTGGTTTCATTCCAGCGGGAAGTGAACAGACAACGCTGGTTGCTCCGGGTGAGGCAGTCAAGATCATGACCGGCGCTCCGATCCCGCCTGGATGCGATACGGTAGCTCCGATCGAGGAGGTGGAGCAGACCACTAACGGAATACGCCTGGTTGCCAAAGTTACATCGGGGGCTCACATCAGGAGACGGGGCGAGGATGTGCGGGCAAACGATCTTGTTGTCGCATCCGGATCGGTGCTTCGTCCCCAGGAAATTGGCTTGATGGTATCGCTTGGTAGAACTGAAGTCAAAGTCTATCGAAAAGTGCGAGTCGCCATTCTGGCCACCGGCGATGAACTGCTTGATGCGGGTTCAATCCCTGTATCCGGCAGAATCATCAACAGTAACAGTTACAGCTTGGCAGCGCAGGTGCTGGAAGTAGGAGGCGAGCCGATTTTGATCGGTGTCGCTGCAGACAGCGGAGAAGCAACCAGAGAGAAAATTCTTGAGGGGCTTCATGCTGATATTCTCATCACCACCGGCGGAGTGTCGGTCGGTGATCGAGATTTCGTCAAGGAATCCATACAGGCTTTGAGTGGGGAATTGCTCTTCTGGAAGGTGAATATGAAACCGGGAAAGCCTGTGGCATTTGCAATACTTGAGGAAAAACCGGTATTTGCCTTGCCAGGTAATCCGGTGGCGGCAATGGTTGCCTTCGAAATGTTCGTCCGTCCGGCCATGCTGAAGATGATGGGGCATACCCGCATCTTCAGGCCAGTAGTCAGGGCTAATTTGCTCGAAGAGATGAAGAACGGGGGGGGGCGTCCCCATCTTGTCAGGATGCAGGTTACACTGAAACATGGCGTCTACATGGCAACAAGTACCGGCAACCAGAGTTCCGCCAACCTGACATCTCTTACCCAGTGCAACGGTCTGATGAAGCTGGATGCGAACACTACTATTACATCTGGAAGTTCCGCTGAAATTACTCTGCTGGATCGCGGTTTCGAGATGGGGGAAACCGCATATGGCACTTCTTGA
- a CDS encoding helix-turn-helix transcriptional regulator, whose translation MTDNDGWRWGYNCRDGSDQPDSRRGRGVLTFLYYTHLKRHSFSIQIPLEKQQLPGYPEFPITVGEHIRKKRMDLSLLQREVAEIIGVTESSIWNWEHGTEPELQYNPRIIKFLGYIPFDCPDDTVGRLAWYKRASGMNFDHLGELMGRDPEQLSDWLSGRHYPFKKNREKIKQFLEEQGV comes from the coding sequence GTGACCGATAACGATGGATGGAGATGGGGGTACAACTGCAGGGATGGATCGGATCAGCCAGATAGCCGCAGGGGCAGGGGTGTGTTGACCTTTCTCTACTATACCCACTTAAAACGGCACTCGTTCTCAATTCAAATTCCCCTCGAAAAACAGCAGCTTCCCGGTTATCCTGAATTCCCCATCACAGTCGGTGAACACATCCGTAAGAAACGAATGGATCTCAGCCTCCTCCAGAGAGAAGTTGCCGAGATCATCGGCGTCACCGAGTCCTCAATCTGGAACTGGGAACATGGCACCGAACCAGAACTGCAATATAATCCAAGAATTATCAAATTTCTAGGTTATATTCCGTTCGACTGTCCGGATGACACCGTTGGGCGGCTTGCATGGTATAAACGAGCTTCAGGAATGAACTTTGATCATCTTGGCGAATTAATGGGGAGAGATCCAGAACAGCTATCAGATTGGCTGAGCGGGAGGCACTATCCATTCAAGAAGAACAGAGAGAAGATCAAGCAGTTTCTGGAAGAGCAGGGGGTTTAG